From a region of the uncultured Draconibacterium sp. genome:
- the pheS gene encoding phenylalanine--tRNA ligase subunit alpha: MLDKIKALQKEIDNIVASSKEEVEELRIKYISKKGLIGQLFNDFKTVPAEQKKEVGQAINTLKTFALEKINTLKEGFENNGSETSGQDLTMPGEPMKLGTRHPLSLVKNEIIGIFARLGFTVAEGPEIEDDWHVFSALNFPPEHPARDMQDTFFIEKDPDVLLRTHTSSVQIRVMERTEPPIRAIFPGRVFRNEAISARSHCIFHQIEGLYVDENVSFADLKQTLLQFAKELFGEDTKIRLRPSYFPFTEPSAEMDVSCTICGGKGCNVCKYTGWLEILGCGMVDPNVLELCNIDSKKYTGFAFGMGIERITMLRYGIKDIRHFFENDVRFLKQFESAT, translated from the coding sequence ATGTTAGACAAGATCAAAGCGTTACAGAAAGAAATCGATAATATTGTAGCTTCAAGCAAGGAAGAGGTAGAAGAGCTGCGCATAAAATACATCAGCAAAAAAGGATTGATCGGCCAATTATTCAACGACTTTAAAACTGTTCCTGCTGAACAGAAAAAGGAGGTTGGACAGGCCATCAACACGCTTAAAACTTTCGCTTTAGAAAAAATTAACACGCTAAAAGAAGGTTTTGAGAACAATGGCAGCGAAACTTCCGGACAGGATTTAACGATGCCCGGCGAGCCTATGAAACTGGGAACACGTCATCCGCTTTCGCTGGTTAAAAACGAGATTATCGGAATTTTTGCACGACTTGGTTTTACCGTTGCCGAAGGGCCTGAGATCGAAGACGATTGGCATGTGTTTTCTGCTTTGAACTTTCCTCCGGAGCATCCGGCCCGCGATATGCAGGACACTTTCTTTATCGAAAAAGATCCGGATGTGCTGTTGCGTACCCACACTTCAAGTGTTCAGATTCGTGTAATGGAGCGCACCGAGCCGCCTATCCGCGCTATTTTCCCGGGGCGTGTTTTCCGTAACGAAGCAATTTCAGCACGATCGCACTGTATTTTCCACCAAATTGAAGGCTTGTATGTAGATGAGAACGTTTCGTTTGCCGACCTAAAACAAACCTTGTTACAGTTTGCCAAAGAATTGTTTGGCGAAGACACAAAAATCCGTCTGCGTCCATCATACTTCCCGTTTACCGAGCCAAGTGCCGAAATGGATGTTAGCTGCACGATTTGTGGTGGCAAAGGATGTAATGTTTGTAAATACACCGGCTGGCTCGAAATTCTGGGCTGCGGAATGGTTGATCCAAATGTATTGGAACTTTGTAATATCGACAGTAAAAAATACACTGGCTTTGCCTTTGGAATGGGAATAGAACGTATAACAATGTTGCGTTATGGAATTAAAGATATCCGCCATTTCTTCGAAAACGATGTGCGTTTTCTGAAACAATTTGAGTCGGCTACTTAA